In the genome of Caldalkalibacillus uzonensis, the window TCTGCCCAACATGTACTGGCTCTCTTGAAAGAAAGACATCACATTTTTGGCAACGCTTTCGGACCGTTTCTGATTCGCCTGATGACCCACCGCCATATTAGTGATCAAGATATTGAAAAAACAGTTGATGCTTTCCTACAAATCAGCCGCAACGTCAAATAGTCGTTTCGTTTCAAAACATAGATCATTTTTAATGGACCAAGAGACTATTTTCGCTTGCCTTTTCCCGGTTTGGAAATACCGATGGCTGATCCTTCTCTGCGTGAGTCAGCTACGCCGTAATACAGGCCTTGTTCATGATCAATGAAAATACTTTGGACATTGCCTATGGAACTGGGATTAGTCTCTAAACGATGTCCCCATTCAATTAAGGCATTGCGGACCTCTTCGGGCATGCCTTCCTCCCATCGCGTGGCAGAGGTATGATTGTTATAGATGCGGGGTTCTGCTATTGCTTTTCTTAAGCCCATATCATAGTCAAAAACATTGAGAAACACTTGTAAAACAGAAGCAATAATTGTCGGCCCCCCTGGCGAACCCAATGTTAAGACCGGTTTGCCATCCTTGAACACTATCGTCGGGGTCATGCTGCTTAACGGCCGCTTATGGGGCTGAACCTCGTTGGCACCTCCTGGCCGGGCATCGAAGTCGGTTAACTCGTTATTCAACATAAAGCCGTAACCTGGTACCATGATACCTGTTCCGAAAATCTGTTCAATGGTACTCGTATAGGACACCACGTTTCCCCAGCGGTCAGCCACCGTAAAATGTGTTGTTTCCCCTATTATCCTGTCCTCTTCCTGGTCAACTACAGCATAGCTTGGTTCAGCTTCCTCATAAGCCCAGGGATCTCCGGGCTGGACGTCAGGATTGACGCTCCCCATCTCAATTACTTCTTGACGCTCTTTAATATAGTCCGGATGGAGCAACCCGCGCATGGGAACTTCCACAAATTCGGGGTCCCCGGCATAGGCGGCCCGGTCTGCATAAGCCAGGCGCATCACTTCAGAGAGAAGATGATACTTTTCTACCGAACGGGGATCATATTGACCAATGTCAAACCCTTCAAGGAGCTTTATCATTTGCAATAAAAACAGGCCTCCTGAACTTGGCGGGGGCATGCTGGCAATTTGCAAGCCCTTGTATTCCCCGTATACCGGCTGATCGATCGTCACATCATAGCTTTTTAAGTCATCAATTGTCATACTTCCCCCAAATGCTTGGACGGTTTCGGCAATGGCCTCCCCGATCTCTCCATCGTAAAAGATGGCCGCTCCATGTTTACGAATGAGTTTCAACGTATGAGCCAGATCACGCTGAATGAGCCAATCCCCTTCTTGTAAAGGCTCACCATCAGGCAAGAAAACATCTTTAGCTGCAGTGCGGGACAACTTCTCCTTGTTTTCCTCAATGGCAAGTGCCAGTTGACGGTCCACTTCAAAGCCCTTTTCGGCCAAACGGATGGACGGGGTGATGAGTTGCTCCAATGACCGGCTTCCCCATTTTTCCAATGCCGTTTCCAGTCCTTTTAAGGTTCCCGGAACTCCGACGGCGTTCCCATGGGTCGATCTGACGGCAA includes:
- the ggt gene encoding gamma-glutamyltransferase; translated protein: MVPVAKETAAWSKKEGAEATGTHGMVSTSHPLASQVGADILERGGNAIDAAVAIQFALNVVEPMMSGIGGGGFMMVYDAGSQEVTIVNSRERAPAGATPYMFLDENGRIIPFAVRSTHGNAVGVPGTLKGLETALEKWGSRSLEQLITPSIRLAEKGFEVDRQLALAIEENKEKLSRTAAKDVFLPDGEPLQEGDWLIQRDLAHTLKLIRKHGAAIFYDGEIGEAIAETVQAFGGSMTIDDLKSYDVTIDQPVYGEYKGLQIASMPPPSSGGLFLLQMIKLLEGFDIGQYDPRSVEKYHLLSEVMRLAYADRAAYAGDPEFVEVPMRGLLHPDYIKERQEVIEMGSVNPDVQPGDPWAYEEAEPSYAVVDQEEDRIIGETTHFTVADRWGNVVSYTSTIEQIFGTGIMVPGYGFMLNNELTDFDARPGGANEVQPHKRPLSSMTPTIVFKDGKPVLTLGSPGGPTIIASVLQVFLNVFDYDMGLRKAIAEPRIYNNHTSATRWEEGMPEEVRNALIEWGHRLETNPSSIGNVQSIFIDHEQGLYYGVADSRREGSAIGISKPGKGKRK